From Polynucleobacter sp. JS-JIR-II-b4, a single genomic window includes:
- a CDS encoding acyl-CoA dehydrogenase family protein, with protein sequence MNHPIPKPDQYQEMREALRDLCGSFDSAYWQKIDHERGYPEAFVDAMTKAGWLAALIPEEYGGSGLGLAEASVIMEEINFSGGNSGSCHGQMYNMGTLLRHGSEAQKKMYLPKIATGELRLQSMAVTEPTTGTDTTKLKTTAVKKGDKYVVNGQKVWISRIQHSDLMILLARTTPLSEVQRKSEGMSIFIVNLADAIGKGMEVRPIANMVNHETNEVFFDNLEIPAENLIGTEGQGFKYILDGLNAERVLIAAECIGDAYWFIDRARRYANDRVVFDRPIGKNQGIQFPIADSYIETEAANLMRFKACELFDNHQPCGPEANMAKYLAAKASWEAANVCLQTHGGFGFANEYDVERKFRETRLYQVAPISTNLIYSYIAEHVLGLPRSF encoded by the coding sequence ATGAATCACCCTATTCCCAAGCCAGACCAATACCAAGAAATGCGTGAAGCATTGCGTGATCTCTGCGGCTCTTTTGATTCCGCCTACTGGCAAAAGATTGACCACGAACGAGGCTATCCAGAAGCTTTTGTAGATGCCATGACTAAAGCCGGTTGGTTGGCTGCCTTAATTCCAGAAGAATATGGTGGCTCTGGTTTGGGCCTAGCGGAAGCCTCCGTAATCATGGAAGAGATTAATTTTTCTGGGGGTAACTCAGGTTCGTGCCACGGCCAGATGTACAACATGGGTACTTTATTGCGTCATGGATCCGAAGCTCAGAAAAAAATGTATCTCCCGAAAATTGCAACGGGCGAACTTCGACTTCAAAGTATGGCAGTCACTGAGCCAACAACCGGAACAGATACGACCAAGCTGAAAACCACCGCAGTTAAAAAAGGTGACAAGTACGTAGTGAATGGTCAAAAGGTATGGATCTCCAGAATTCAGCACTCTGACTTAATGATTTTGCTGGCGCGCACCACTCCACTTAGTGAAGTACAACGCAAGTCAGAAGGCATGTCGATCTTTATCGTCAATCTTGCTGATGCCATTGGCAAAGGCATGGAAGTACGGCCCATTGCCAATATGGTGAACCATGAAACCAACGAAGTATTTTTTGATAACTTAGAAATCCCCGCAGAGAATCTCATTGGCACCGAAGGTCAAGGATTTAAATACATTTTGGATGGCTTAAATGCCGAGCGAGTCTTGATTGCTGCTGAATGTATTGGTGATGCTTACTGGTTTATTGATCGCGCCCGCCGCTATGCCAATGACCGAGTCGTTTTTGATCGCCCAATTGGTAAAAACCAAGGGATTCAATTTCCGATTGCTGATAGCTATATTGAAACCGAAGCCGCAAATCTCATGCGCTTTAAAGCATGCGAGTTATTTGACAATCACCAACCCTGTGGTCCAGAGGCCAATATGGCCAAATACCTGGCGGCTAAAGCATCTTGGGAAGCAGCAAACGTCTGCTTACAAACCCATGGTGGCTTCGGCTTTGCTAATGAATACGATGTTGAGCGTAAATTTAGGGAAACTCGCCTCTATCAAGTGGCGCCTATTTCAACAAATTTAATTTATTCCTACATTGCTGAACATGTTCTTGGCCTTCCAAGATCTTTCTAA
- a CDS encoding YqaA family protein has protein sequence MDPLFEHFFGWFEMPSVGLPAVFISAFISATLIPAGSEPILFGYITLNPHLFWAAIAVATIGNTLGGMLDWWLGLIARNRFKVMDEPRNTRLKRWLEEWGPKLLLLSWLPGLGDPLCLAAGWLKLPWQPCLIYMFIGKLLRFTMLTWLLTLVPNSFWHQLGHWLHLI, from the coding sequence ATGGACCCGTTATTCGAGCACTTTTTTGGATGGTTTGAAATGCCTTCGGTTGGCTTGCCGGCGGTATTTATCAGTGCGTTTATTTCTGCAACATTAATACCGGCTGGTTCCGAACCTATTCTGTTTGGCTATATCACCCTGAACCCCCATTTATTTTGGGCAGCGATTGCCGTTGCCACTATTGGTAATACATTAGGGGGAATGCTAGATTGGTGGCTAGGATTGATAGCACGCAACCGCTTTAAGGTAATGGATGAACCCCGGAATACTCGCCTCAAGCGTTGGCTTGAAGAGTGGGGGCCTAAGTTGCTGCTGCTGTCTTGGTTACCTGGATTGGGAGACCCCTTGTGTCTAGCAGCAGGATGGTTAAAACTTCCATGGCAGCCATGCTTGATTTATATGTTTATTGGCAAGCTCTTGCGCTTTACTATGCTTACCTGGTTACTTACTTTGGTGCCAAACAGTTTTTGGCACCAGTTAGGTCACTGGCTACATCTCATCTAA
- a CDS encoding ABC transporter ATP-binding protein yields MLRVENLNAWYDRSHVLQGVSLEVNKGEIVTLMGRNGAGKTTTLRSLMGLLSKRQGKASIDGTSFLDLPAHERFHLGLAYVPEDRRIVPGLTVKENLELGVIAKKNSGDMSALVDEIAETFPRLKERLHQDGTSMSGGEQQMLAIARAMIGKPKVILLDEPSEGIMPVLVEEMFELFAKLKQKGLTILLVEQNVQQALKISDRAYILDQGEIVFHDTAQNLLNNDEIQQKYCAV; encoded by the coding sequence ATGTTGCGTGTTGAAAACTTAAACGCTTGGTATGACCGTAGTCACGTATTACAGGGTGTCTCACTTGAGGTGAATAAAGGAGAGATCGTTACTTTGATGGGTCGTAATGGCGCTGGAAAAACCACCACCCTACGCTCTCTAATGGGCCTGCTATCTAAACGCCAAGGTAAAGCATCCATTGATGGCACTTCATTTTTAGATTTACCCGCTCATGAACGCTTTCATTTAGGTCTGGCATATGTTCCAGAGGATCGTCGCATTGTTCCTGGGCTAACTGTCAAAGAAAACTTAGAGCTTGGGGTGATCGCCAAGAAGAATTCTGGTGATATGAGCGCCCTAGTGGATGAAATCGCTGAAACCTTCCCCAGACTGAAAGAGCGCTTACATCAAGATGGCACCTCGATGTCCGGAGGTGAGCAACAAATGCTTGCCATTGCCAGAGCAATGATTGGCAAACCTAAAGTCATTCTGCTTGATGAGCCTTCAGAAGGTATCATGCCAGTCTTGGTTGAAGAGATGTTTGAGCTTTTTGCCAAACTAAAGCAAAAAGGTCTAACCATTCTGCTGGTGGAGCAAAACGTTCAACAAGCTCTGAAAATTTCTGACCGGGCTTATATCTTGGATCAGGGTGAAATTGTGTTTCATGACACTGCACAGAACCTCCTAAACAATGATGAGATTCAGCAGAAGTATTGCGCCGTTTAG
- a CDS encoding ABC transporter ATP-binding protein, with the protein MNSATTTPILEARHVSKSFGKFKALQDVSTSFMPGTLTAIIGPNGAGKSTFFNVLSGAFPPSSGQILFNGKDITGMQQHEFARIGISKSFQITNVFKQLSVHENVRVAAQMETARYNFLRNAQSYPKPIEIADELLHRVNLEHLRNKKTGDLAHGQQRALEIAMALACNPSLLLLDEPTAGMSPEETLVMMELIRTLASERTVILVEHKMKLIMGLCKRIIVLHHGEFLAEGTPEEIQNNAEVRRVYLGQG; encoded by the coding sequence ATGAATAGTGCAACTACAACCCCTATTCTTGAAGCACGTCATGTCAGCAAGAGCTTTGGTAAGTTCAAGGCATTACAGGACGTATCCACTAGCTTTATGCCTGGAACACTTACGGCAATTATTGGCCCTAATGGCGCAGGCAAAAGTACCTTCTTTAACGTCTTGAGTGGCGCGTTCCCACCATCGAGCGGTCAAATTCTATTTAATGGCAAAGATATCACTGGTATGCAGCAGCATGAATTTGCTCGCATAGGAATCTCTAAAAGCTTTCAGATCACCAATGTGTTTAAGCAACTCAGCGTTCATGAGAATGTCCGGGTGGCCGCACAGATGGAAACAGCGCGTTATAACTTCCTCCGAAATGCACAAAGCTATCCAAAGCCAATTGAGATAGCCGATGAATTGCTGCATCGAGTGAATCTAGAGCACTTACGTAATAAAAAAACGGGCGATCTAGCGCATGGTCAGCAGCGCGCCCTTGAAATTGCGATGGCATTGGCCTGCAACCCGAGCCTACTTTTGCTAGATGAGCCCACTGCTGGCATGTCACCAGAAGAAACTTTGGTCATGATGGAATTGATTCGCACGCTCGCTAGCGAGCGGACGGTGATTTTGGTTGAGCACAAGATGAAACTCATCATGGGTCTTTGCAAGCGCATCATCGTTCTGCACCATGGCGAGTTCTTGGCGGAAGGCACTCCAGAAGAAATCCAAAATAATGCAGAGGTACGTCGTGTGTACCTAGGTCAAGGTTAA
- a CDS encoding branched-chain amino acid ABC transporter permease, which produces MNSFFQLIARHRVLASTLFLAIFPFIMPYEALAINILIFGLFAMGFNLLFGYMGLLSFGHAAFLGIGSYMTGIAIVHYGVPWGAAILVGIIGAAIGGLIMGYLAIRTRGIYFSMVTLALGQIVYYIFYKAESLTGGENGLRGVRVDEFNILGIPVDFLNPLVKYYIILFFVVIAIWLISRILSSPLGAVMEAIRENEKRAAACGFDVARTKLLVFVLSAAICGLAGSLRALHLSIVPIDSLHYLQSGQAVMMSILGGMGTFFGPFIGAAVMLYLEDVVTTFTKHWMAVVGLVFMFFVLFFPKGIWGTILSKLQINQDSK; this is translated from the coding sequence ATGAATTCATTTTTCCAACTTATTGCACGTCATCGCGTACTAGCTAGTACGCTGTTCTTAGCAATCTTCCCATTCATCATGCCGTACGAAGCCCTGGCGATCAATATTTTGATCTTTGGTTTATTCGCCATGGGCTTTAACTTACTGTTTGGTTACATGGGCCTACTATCCTTTGGTCACGCAGCCTTTCTAGGTATTGGCAGCTACATGACCGGCATAGCCATTGTTCACTATGGGGTGCCTTGGGGTGCCGCTATTTTGGTTGGCATTATTGGTGCCGCTATTGGTGGCCTCATCATGGGTTACCTCGCTATTCGTACCCGTGGCATCTACTTCTCCATGGTGACCTTAGCGCTTGGTCAAATTGTGTATTACATCTTCTATAAGGCAGAGAGCCTTACCGGTGGCGAGAATGGCTTACGTGGCGTCCGAGTGGATGAATTCAATATCTTAGGCATCCCAGTTGACTTCTTAAATCCATTGGTGAAGTACTACATCATTCTTTTCTTTGTGGTGATTGCTATTTGGCTTATTTCCCGCATCCTAAGCTCACCCTTAGGCGCCGTGATGGAAGCAATCCGTGAGAATGAGAAGCGCGCAGCAGCTTGTGGATTTGACGTAGCCCGTACCAAACTATTGGTTTTTGTATTATCAGCAGCGATTTGTGGCTTAGCAGGTTCATTACGTGCCCTCCACCTCTCTATCGTGCCAATTGATTCTCTGCACTATCTACAGTCTGGCCAAGCAGTCATGATGAGCATTCTCGGTGGAATGGGCACCTTCTTTGGCCCATTCATCGGCGCAGCAGTCATGCTCTACTTGGAAGACGTCGTAACCACCTTCACCAAGCATTGGATGGCTGTCGTTGGTTTAGTGTTCATGTTCTTTGTGCTGTTCTTCCCCAAAGGCATCTGGGGAACCATTCTGAGCAAGCTACAAATTAATCAGGATTCGAAATAA
- a CDS encoding branched-chain amino acid ABC transporter permease: MTGLSFELLCMQLLTGIALGSIYALLALGLCLIFGMLNVVNFAHGAFFMVGAFLGVYFLGITGSFWFSLVLTPLLTGGIGLVTERFLVRPLYGRGLDYPLLLTFGLSYVLIEVMRVTFGIEGLPSITPEGLGGTVNVGIGYFPKYRLFLIAATAVVILGVWFFIQKTRYGLIIKAGAADQEIVKVLGVDIAKVWLLVFGLGCAIAGLSGILASPTRSVNPEMGIPILAESFVVTVVGGMGSPVGAVVAGLLVGVVYSMTSLFFPDLAELSIFVLMAVVLLIRPQGLFGKAGAMG; encoded by the coding sequence ATGACCGGTCTTTCATTCGAACTTCTCTGCATGCAACTGCTTACGGGCATCGCCTTGGGCAGCATTTATGCACTTTTAGCCCTTGGCCTATGCCTTATTTTTGGCATGCTTAACGTAGTGAACTTTGCACATGGCGCCTTCTTTATGGTGGGCGCATTTTTAGGCGTGTACTTCTTAGGCATCACTGGAAGTTTTTGGTTCAGCCTAGTACTAACGCCATTGCTTACAGGCGGCATAGGGCTTGTCACTGAGCGCTTTTTAGTCAGGCCACTCTATGGCCGCGGCTTGGACTACCCTTTGCTACTTACCTTTGGGCTTTCATACGTCCTGATTGAAGTAATGCGTGTTACCTTTGGCATCGAAGGCTTACCTTCAATCACCCCAGAGGGTCTTGGCGGAACGGTCAATGTAGGCATTGGTTACTTCCCTAAATATCGCCTCTTCCTCATTGCAGCAACTGCCGTCGTTATTTTGGGCGTTTGGTTCTTCATTCAAAAGACGCGTTACGGCCTCATCATTAAAGCTGGCGCTGCCGATCAAGAGATCGTGAAAGTGCTTGGTGTTGATATTGCCAAGGTGTGGCTTTTGGTCTTTGGCTTGGGCTGCGCAATTGCCGGTCTTTCAGGAATCCTGGCCTCACCAACGCGCTCAGTCAATCCAGAAATGGGCATTCCCATTCTGGCAGAATCATTTGTAGTGACTGTTGTTGGCGGCATGGGCTCACCCGTTGGCGCAGTGGTCGCTGGCTTGTTAGTGGGTGTGGTCTACAGCATGACCTCCCTCTTCTTCCCCGACTTAGCAGAGCTTTCCATTTTTGTACTGATGGCTGTAGTGCTGTTAATTCGCCCACAAGGTTTATTTGGTAAAGCAGGAGCGATGGGCTAA
- a CDS encoding ABC transporter substrate-binding protein — protein sequence MKQKVTNQTRRKMLIGGAAAASTPLWLNVANAQADTIKIGFPTPLTGPFSAEAQDQVKAAELAIKEFNDAGGFNGRKAELLVRDDKLNPGEAATRTLELIEKDKVNFVVGSLSAATQLSINAVCKERKVLFNSISQSDAINEAKDWSVYTFHEALNPTMTAGAVARYSIPRFGKKIVFLTADYAYGHEMVRAFERAGKEMGATTLADIRHPLGASDYSAFLPRIKALNPDILVLCNFGRDLVNAAKQCTDFGLKSSMKIVTPVLLYTSRLAGGPEAFEGIIGGTSYYWGLEDRIPTAKTFNDAFRKMYNGSVPSDYGALGYAGVKSVLAGVKIAKSTDTLKVVTAMENMKYDWYKGPEYYRKCDHQAVQTVIIVESKSKNMKDKYDVFNILTIEPTTEKNMRSCAELGHKA from the coding sequence ATGAAACAAAAAGTAACGAATCAAACGAGACGCAAGATGTTGATTGGTGGAGCCGCAGCAGCAAGCACCCCACTTTGGTTAAACGTAGCAAATGCTCAGGCTGACACTATCAAGATCGGCTTTCCGACGCCGTTGACAGGGCCCTTCTCAGCAGAAGCTCAGGATCAGGTGAAAGCCGCTGAATTAGCCATTAAAGAATTTAACGATGCAGGCGGCTTCAATGGACGCAAAGCAGAACTCTTGGTACGTGACGACAAACTCAACCCTGGCGAAGCGGCAACACGCACATTAGAATTAATTGAAAAAGACAAAGTGAACTTTGTAGTTGGCTCACTTTCTGCCGCGACACAACTCTCGATCAATGCTGTTTGTAAGGAGCGTAAGGTTCTCTTTAACTCCATCAGCCAATCTGATGCAATTAACGAAGCTAAAGACTGGAGCGTCTATACATTCCACGAAGCCCTGAACCCAACGATGACGGCTGGCGCTGTAGCGCGTTACTCCATCCCCCGTTTTGGTAAAAAAATTGTGTTCTTAACAGCTGACTATGCTTACGGCCATGAAATGGTGCGTGCGTTTGAGCGTGCTGGCAAAGAAATGGGTGCTACTACTCTGGCTGACATCCGTCACCCATTAGGCGCATCCGATTACTCCGCCTTCTTACCACGTATCAAAGCTTTGAATCCAGATATTTTGGTGCTCTGTAACTTTGGTCGCGACTTGGTCAATGCAGCAAAACAATGTACTGACTTTGGCCTTAAATCCAGTATGAAGATTGTTACGCCAGTACTCCTCTATACCTCTCGTCTTGCTGGTGGCCCTGAAGCCTTCGAAGGCATTATTGGTGGCACATCTTATTACTGGGGTCTAGAAGATCGTATCCCAACTGCAAAAACATTTAACGATGCTTTCCGCAAAATGTATAACGGCTCCGTACCGTCTGACTACGGCGCACTAGGCTACGCTGGAGTGAAGAGCGTCTTGGCTGGGGTGAAGATTGCAAAATCTACTGACACCCTAAAAGTGGTTACAGCAATGGAGAATATGAAGTACGACTGGTACAAGGGGCCTGAGTACTATCGTAAGTGCGACCATCAGGCCGTGCAAACCGTCATCATCGTAGAGTCTAAATCTAAGAATATGAAAGACAAGTATGACGTCTTCAATATTTTGACGATTGAACCTACTACTGAGAAAAATATGCGTTCATGCGCGGAACTAGGTCACAAAGCCTAA
- a CDS encoding FAD binding domain-containing protein, with translation MAKILVVGGSLGGLFVANILLRQGHDVTLLEKTVGSLDGRGAGIVTHDALAEALRAAGVTVDETLGVPVTKRVTLGADGQSLGEMELPQVLTSWSRLYHMLKESFPSERYLQGKTVKSVTQDANAVQVLCEGGSQYDAELLIASDGIRSAVRAQVAPQIQPEYAGYIAWRGVCDEACLSRNTLDTLFNRFGFCLPNGEQMLGYPVAGSGNDTRPGKRRYNFVWYRPASEHEELISLLTDDDGHYYPTGIPPLKVSWKHIAHMRKVAQEILAPQYAEILEKTAAPFLQAIYDVRSEQIVFGRIALMGDAAFVGRPHVGMGVTKAGDEAIVIAKHIAAHGATPAALNAYSEERLKLGQQVVARAQYLGRYMQAQGSKGNRDNEKLKRNADTVMAETAIDISDLLAQGKAVPESAH, from the coding sequence ATGGCAAAAATTCTAGTTGTAGGCGGCTCTCTTGGTGGTTTGTTTGTGGCAAATATTTTGCTGCGCCAAGGGCATGACGTTACTTTGCTAGAAAAGACTGTTGGATCCTTGGACGGTCGTGGTGCCGGCATTGTGACCCATGATGCTTTGGCTGAAGCGCTGCGCGCTGCTGGAGTGACTGTTGATGAAACACTCGGCGTACCTGTGACTAAGCGTGTCACTTTGGGTGCTGATGGTCAAAGCTTGGGCGAAATGGAATTACCTCAAGTATTAACCTCTTGGAGTCGCCTGTATCACATGCTCAAAGAAAGCTTTCCAAGCGAGCGCTACCTTCAGGGCAAGACCGTGAAGTCGGTTACGCAAGATGCGAACGCTGTACAGGTGCTTTGTGAAGGTGGCAGCCAATATGATGCTGAATTGCTCATTGCATCCGATGGGATACGCTCTGCAGTGCGAGCGCAAGTCGCACCACAGATTCAACCTGAATATGCCGGCTATATAGCTTGGCGTGGCGTGTGTGATGAAGCCTGCTTATCAAGGAATACCTTAGACACTCTATTTAATCGCTTTGGCTTTTGTTTGCCCAATGGCGAGCAAATGCTGGGTTACCCAGTTGCTGGCTCTGGCAATGACACGCGCCCAGGAAAGCGTCGCTATAACTTTGTTTGGTATCGCCCAGCTTCAGAGCATGAAGAATTAATAAGCCTTCTCACAGACGATGATGGCCATTATTACCCCACCGGCATTCCGCCCCTCAAGGTGTCATGGAAGCATATTGCCCACATGCGTAAAGTCGCACAGGAGATCTTGGCGCCACAGTACGCAGAAATATTAGAAAAAACAGCTGCCCCATTTTTACAAGCCATTTATGACGTACGCTCCGAACAAATTGTCTTTGGCAGAATCGCACTCATGGGTGATGCTGCTTTTGTTGGTAGACCGCACGTAGGAATGGGCGTCACTAAGGCTGGTGATGAAGCTATTGTGATAGCCAAGCATATTGCCGCGCATGGCGCTACTCCAGCAGCACTCAATGCATATAGTGAAGAGCGCTTAAAGCTAGGTCAACAAGTAGTGGCTAGAGCCCAGTATTTGGGTCGCTATATGCAAGCCCAAGGAAGCAAGGGTAATAGGGATAACGAGAAGTTAAAAAGAAATGCCGATACTGTGATGGCGGAAACCGCGATTGATATCAGCGATCTATTAGCTCAAGGGAAAGCAGTGCCTGAATCCGCCCATTAA
- a CDS encoding glyoxalase → MSNLSLNHFSIRSLEIEKTTEFFSKFLGLTIGPRPEFPFPGVWLYNGDESSWANAVLHLIAIDKNDPNGLKKYLGERDPSTLHGSGAVDHIAFFATGLEEKIALLKKLNVSYRERTVPVLKLHQIFLDDPNGVVIELNYPAEEKAALDAKAA, encoded by the coding sequence ATGTCTAATCTAAGCCTGAATCACTTCTCCATCCGCAGTCTAGAGATTGAAAAAACGACTGAATTTTTTAGCAAGTTCCTTGGCTTAACTATTGGTCCAAGACCTGAATTCCCTTTCCCAGGCGTATGGCTATACAACGGTGATGAGAGTAGTTGGGCTAATGCGGTCTTGCACCTCATTGCTATCGACAAAAATGATCCGAACGGACTGAAAAAATATTTAGGTGAACGCGACCCCAGCACACTCCATGGATCTGGCGCAGTAGATCACATTGCTTTTTTTGCGACTGGTCTAGAAGAAAAAATTGCCCTCCTAAAGAAACTCAATGTTTCTTATCGCGAGCGCACTGTCCCCGTATTAAAGCTTCACCAAATCTTTTTGGATGATCCTAATGGAGTGGTTATTGAACTCAATTACCCGGCTGAAGAAAAAGCTGCTCTGGATGCGAAAGCGGCATAG
- a CDS encoding TetR/AcrR family transcriptional regulator produces the protein MRFTEDSVTSPNTAEISEGSMAPTRKRMGTAERKRQILDSAIQFFARNGIDGQLRNLSKELGITHTLLYHYFPTKDALIQEVYKEVFESRWKPEWEELLDDDSLTPEEKFNAFYLDYSNTVLTYDFVRILIFSGLSDHSISDRFFELLRTRLLPRLIRETRKYCGRPDTSKPTQRELEFLMGLHGGVFYIGMRRWIYGQAIYAAESPNTEQEIIRDRVQSYLHSAKSLFA, from the coding sequence ATGCGTTTTACTGAAGATAGCGTTACTAGCCCAAATACTGCTGAAATTTCAGAAGGATCCATGGCGCCCACTAGAAAAAGAATGGGGACAGCCGAGCGTAAACGCCAAATACTGGACAGCGCCATTCAGTTCTTCGCTAGAAATGGTATCGATGGCCAATTAAGAAATTTATCCAAAGAGTTGGGCATCACTCATACCCTGCTCTATCACTACTTCCCCACCAAAGATGCGCTGATTCAGGAGGTTTATAAAGAGGTCTTTGAATCTCGCTGGAAGCCAGAGTGGGAAGAGCTGCTGGATGATGACTCCCTCACTCCCGAAGAAAAATTCAATGCATTCTATTTGGACTACTCCAACACAGTCTTAACTTATGACTTTGTGCGCATTTTAATTTTTTCTGGCTTAAGTGATCACTCTATTAGCGATCGCTTTTTCGAGCTCTTGCGCACGCGCTTATTACCAAGACTCATTCGCGAAACTCGCAAGTATTGCGGTAGGCCTGATACATCAAAGCCCACCCAGCGTGAGCTTGAATTTCTCATGGGATTGCATGGTGGCGTTTTCTATATCGGCATGAGACGCTGGATCTATGGACAAGCCATATACGCCGCCGAAAGCCCCAATACAGAACAAGAAATCATTCGCGACCGAGTGCAGTCTTACCTCCATTCTGCTAAATCATTGTTTGCTTAA
- a CDS encoding CoxG family protein → MELNGEQLISAPIPEVWKGLNDIDVLAKSIPGCEEISRISPEEIHAKVMFKIGPVRARFAGKLLLSDIIPDQSCSMAFEGSGGAAGFAKGKSRVELKQAEGGTLVSYTTEASIGGKLGQIGGRLISASAKKIADDFFQKFAKELGGETVALESDAGGK, encoded by the coding sequence ATGGAATTAAATGGCGAGCAACTCATATCCGCTCCAATCCCTGAAGTATGGAAGGGTTTGAACGATATTGATGTGTTGGCCAAGTCCATTCCAGGCTGCGAGGAGATCAGTCGCATCTCCCCAGAAGAGATTCATGCCAAGGTGATGTTCAAAATTGGGCCGGTTAGAGCCCGTTTTGCAGGGAAATTGCTTCTAAGTGACATCATCCCGGACCAGTCTTGCTCTATGGCCTTTGAAGGGTCTGGTGGGGCGGCAGGGTTTGCCAAAGGGAAGTCACGAGTGGAGCTAAAGCAAGCCGAAGGAGGTACTTTGGTCTCTTATACGACGGAAGCTTCGATTGGTGGCAAGTTAGGTCAAATTGGCGGTCGCTTAATTAGCGCATCGGCAAAAAAGATTGCAGATGATTTTTTTCAGAAATTTGCAAAAGAATTAGGCGGGGAGACAGTGGCGTTGGAGTCAGACGCTGGTGGTAAATAA
- a CDS encoding xanthine dehydrogenase family protein subunit M, with the protein MKSAAFDYVKPKALQEALSLLEQGGDDAQLIAGGQTLLATLNMRLSEPTVLIDITDIAELKGISVVGDSLRIGALVTHTEIEDSELVAKHAPLLKAAAPHIAHRAIRNLGTWGGSLAYGDPAAEWPACSLTLRATMIIHGPAGERRISANDFFIDLYTTSLEPDEILVATEIPLASKQEVFYFHELARRHGDYAVAGLAAVAQKQGDVLTHCAFTFFSVGATPVMATKAQDLINGQKLNDELIAKAVAEARNEIEAIADITNSAEAKQHLIGVLLERGLKHMIA; encoded by the coding sequence ATGAAATCTGCAGCATTCGATTATGTAAAGCCCAAGGCCTTACAAGAGGCCTTGTCTTTGCTTGAGCAGGGCGGCGATGATGCGCAATTAATTGCGGGTGGGCAAACTTTATTGGCCACTTTGAATATGCGTTTGTCTGAGCCCACAGTGTTAATCGATATCACCGATATCGCTGAGCTCAAAGGTATTTCTGTTGTTGGCGATAGTTTGCGTATTGGCGCTCTAGTGACTCATACTGAAATTGAAGATTCAGAATTAGTCGCAAAACATGCCCCACTTTTAAAAGCAGCAGCCCCGCATATTGCCCATCGCGCCATTCGTAATCTAGGAACCTGGGGTGGCTCACTGGCATATGGTGACCCAGCGGCTGAATGGCCCGCTTGCAGCTTGACTTTACGGGCGACGATGATCATTCATGGTCCAGCGGGCGAGCGCCGAATTTCTGCAAACGATTTTTTCATTGACCTGTATACGACCTCATTAGAGCCCGATGAAATTCTCGTGGCGACTGAGATTCCATTGGCAAGCAAGCAAGAAGTTTTCTATTTTCATGAGCTGGCTAGACGTCATGGCGATTACGCAGTCGCTGGTTTAGCTGCAGTTGCACAGAAGCAAGGTGATGTTTTGACTCACTGCGCCTTTACATTCTTCTCTGTTGGTGCCACGCCAGTAATGGCAACTAAAGCGCAGGATTTAATCAACGGCCAAAAACTCAACGATGAGTTAATTGCTAAGGCCGTAGCCGAAGCGCGTAATGAAATCGAAGCTATTGCAGACATTACTAATAGCGCAGAAGCGAAACAACATTTAATTGGTGTATTGCTTGAGCGTGGACTCAAGCACATGATTGCTTAA
- a CDS encoding (2Fe-2S)-binding protein, which yields MSLKKKISMTVNGRLVNAEIEPRRHLVDFLREDLHLKGPHLGCEQGACGACTVKVDGQIIRGCLFLAVQADGSVVETVEGLTKNGVLTDLQESFMRHNAMQCGFCSSGMLLAAAELIEKQPKATREQVREWISGNYCRCTGYHSIVDAIVDVLDARAKGQKIKPVLANA from the coding sequence ATGAGTTTGAAGAAAAAAATTTCAATGACCGTGAATGGTCGACTCGTCAACGCAGAGATTGAGCCACGCAGACACCTGGTGGATTTTTTACGCGAAGATTTACATTTAAAAGGCCCTCACTTGGGTTGTGAGCAGGGCGCGTGTGGAGCTTGTACCGTCAAGGTGGATGGGCAAATCATTCGCGGATGCCTATTTCTGGCAGTTCAGGCCGATGGCAGCGTAGTCGAGACCGTGGAAGGTCTTACTAAAAACGGTGTTTTGACAGATCTACAAGAATCTTTCATGCGCCACAACGCTATGCAGTGTGGTTTCTGCTCCTCTGGCATGTTGTTAGCTGCAGCAGAGTTGATTGAGAAACAACCAAAAGCAACGCGCGAACAAGTGCGCGAATGGATCTCAGGTAATTACTGTCGTTGCACTGGTTACCACTCTATCGTCGATGCAATCGTCGATGTGTTAGATGCTCGTGCCAAGGGCCAAAAAATTAAGCCTGTCCTTGCTAACGCCTAA